In a genomic window of Rhododendron vialii isolate Sample 1 chromosome 12a, ASM3025357v1:
- the LOC131310603 gene encoding uncharacterized protein LOC131310603 isoform X2, translating into MDPPPLPSQPTTTAQSNHPDSATSSPRARPADTAPDVVLVDPLPPVPNPKLRLMCSYGGHIIPRPHDKSLCYVGGDTRMVVVDRHGSSSLSALSSRLSRTLLNGRRFTLKYQLPNEDLDSLISVATDDDLDNMFEEYDRITTSVSSKPGRLRLFLFLAKPDTAASMGSLLDDAKSETWFVDALNGTGFDLPRGLSESAVMDCLVELDDEGDDGDGVVNVDSRAEVDCDSTNNKHTNAHNVVAVMPDSPLVETSSSFGSSSSSPSMSNLPPIKVRVEGSGGGALMVGLDDQFLHMNVAPPPSLPTVVGGGVQVVGLAEQFVHKSVAQQLPLPAVIGGGVQVVGLDEQFAHMNAAMPPLPTVIGGAVVSGGGASVVVVSDDERLDQGATTAFRKPPLPLQPMQRKVADACNLLSPDSVASDSSIASATLSKHTVYQEQPHVATSEIRGPAIPTEAKSNIPDPSSQQLHDSAYMLPPQQIQQQQQQFVYTNQHYMHHPVTGQQVPISSYYQMYAPPPSQQQQLHHQGEQQYPMYFYPVTQTMPSNSSTISPSAVYNEPNQSVYMTKTAAPEMTGHVNRNSATATPPPVQVPSNQFQQQYMGVPQMHHHPSQSMAGNYGFEYPHQTHEQVYYAQHPAAAPMPPQYQTMSPATAVFLSQAAAQLPSDTTTQQNRNTQPL; encoded by the exons ATGGATCCACCACCTCTCCCATCccaacccaccaccaccgcccAATCCAACCACCCCGACTCAGCCACCTCCTCCCCGCGCGCCCGCCCCGCTGACACCGCCCCGGACGTCGTCCTCGTCGATCCTCTCCCTCCCGTCCCCAACCCCAAGCTTCGCCTCATGTGCAGCTACGGCGGCCACATCATCCCCCGGCCCCACGACAAGAGCCTCTGCTACGTCGGCGGCGACACCCGCATGGTCGTCGTCGACCGCCACGGCAGCTCCTCCCTCTCCGCCCTCTCCTCCCGCCTCTCCCGCACCCTCCTCAACGGCCGCCGCTTCACCTTGAAGTACCAGCTCCCCAACGAGGACCTCGACTCCCTCATCTCCGTCGCCACCGACGACGACCTCGACAACATGTTCGAGGAGTACGACCGTATCACCACCTCCGTTTCTTCGAAACCCGGCCGCCTCCGCTTGTTTCTCTTCCTGGCCAAGCCGGATACCGCGGCCTCCATGGGGTCCCTGCTCGACGACGCCAAGTCGGAGACGTGGTTCGTGGACGCGTTGAACGGGACCGGGTTTGATCTTCCTAGAGGACTGTCTGAGTCGGCCGTCATGGATTGCTTGGTTGAGCTTGATGATGAGGGAGATGATGGAGATGGAGTTGTGAATGTGGATTCTCGTGCTGAGGTGGATTGTGATAGCACTAATAACAAG CATACTAATGCCCACAATGTGGTTGCGGTAATGCCTGACTCGCCCTTGGTGGAAACAAGTTCGTCCTTCGGGTCGAGCTCTTCGTCTCCTTCGATGTCGAATTTGCCCCCGATCAAGGTTCGGGTTGAGGGTAGTGGTGGTGGGGCTCTGATGGTTGGACTAGACGACCAGTTTCTGCATATGAACGTTGCTCCGCCACCTTCACTTCCAACGGTTGTTGGTGGCGGGGTTCAAGTGGTTGGATTAGCTGAACAGTTTGTACATAAGAGTGTTGCTCAGCAGCTGCCACTTCCAGCGGTTATTGGCGGTGGGGTTCAAGTGGTTGGGTTAGATGAACAGTTTGCGCATATGAATGCTGCTATGCCTCCACTTCCGACGGTTATTGGTGGTGCAGTGGTTTCGGGTGGTGGTGCTAGTGTTGTGGTGGTGTCCGATGATGAGAGGTTAGATCAGGGGGCAACAACGGCGTTTAGGAAACCTCCACTTCCGCTGCAGCCCATGCAGCGGAAGGTTGCTGATGCTTGTAATTTGCTGTCGCCTGATTCAGTTGCAAG TGATTCCAGTATTGCATCGGCAACTCTATCGAAACATACAGTCTACCAAGAACAACCTCATGTTGCAACAAGTGAAATTAGAGGCCCTGCTATCCCGACCGAGGCGAAGAGTAACATCCCAGATCCAAGCTCCCAGCAACTTCATGATTCTGCCTATATGCTTCCTCCACAACAAATTCAGCAACAGCAACAGCAATTTGTCTATACGAACCAGCACTATATGCACCACCCGGTTACCGGCCAACAAGTGCCAATCTCGTCTTACTACCAAATGTACGCTCCACCACCGTCACAACAGCAACAACTCCACCACCAAGGGGAGCAACAATATCCAATGTACTTTTATCCAGTCACCCAAACAATGCCTTCGAATTCTTCCACCATCTCTCCCTCAGCAGTTTACAACGAACCCAATCAGTCTGTTTACATGACAAAGACGGCTGCACCAGAAATGACCGGACATGTGAATAGAAATTCTGCAACAGCAACTCCTCCGCCGGTCCAAGTTCCTAGTAATCAGTTTCAGCAACAATACATGGGTGTCCCTCAGATGCACCACCACCCGTCTCAGTCGATGGCGGGTAACTACGGGTTTGAGTATCCTCATCAGACACACGAGCAAGTGTACTATGCTCAGCATCCGGCTGCAGCACCTATGCCGCCTCAGTATCAGACCATGAGCCCTGCGACAGCGGTGTTTCTCTCGCAGGCTGCGGCTCAGTTGCCTTCGGATACCACAACCCAACAAAACAGAAACACGCAACCATTGTGA
- the LOC131310603 gene encoding uncharacterized protein LOC131310603 isoform X1, which produces MDPPPLPSQPTTTAQSNHPDSATSSPRARPADTAPDVVLVDPLPPVPNPKLRLMCSYGGHIIPRPHDKSLCYVGGDTRMVVVDRHGSSSLSALSSRLSRTLLNGRRFTLKYQLPNEDLDSLISVATDDDLDNMFEEYDRITTSVSSKPGRLRLFLFLAKPDTAASMGSLLDDAKSETWFVDALNGTGFDLPRGLSESAVMDCLVELDDEGDDGDGVVNVDSRAEVDCDSTNNKGKHTNAHNVVAVMPDSPLVETSSSFGSSSSSPSMSNLPPIKVRVEGSGGGALMVGLDDQFLHMNVAPPPSLPTVVGGGVQVVGLAEQFVHKSVAQQLPLPAVIGGGVQVVGLDEQFAHMNAAMPPLPTVIGGAVVSGGGASVVVVSDDERLDQGATTAFRKPPLPLQPMQRKVADACNLLSPDSVASDSSIASATLSKHTVYQEQPHVATSEIRGPAIPTEAKSNIPDPSSQQLHDSAYMLPPQQIQQQQQQFVYTNQHYMHHPVTGQQVPISSYYQMYAPPPSQQQQLHHQGEQQYPMYFYPVTQTMPSNSSTISPSAVYNEPNQSVYMTKTAAPEMTGHVNRNSATATPPPVQVPSNQFQQQYMGVPQMHHHPSQSMAGNYGFEYPHQTHEQVYYAQHPAAAPMPPQYQTMSPATAVFLSQAAAQLPSDTTTQQNRNTQPL; this is translated from the exons ATGGATCCACCACCTCTCCCATCccaacccaccaccaccgcccAATCCAACCACCCCGACTCAGCCACCTCCTCCCCGCGCGCCCGCCCCGCTGACACCGCCCCGGACGTCGTCCTCGTCGATCCTCTCCCTCCCGTCCCCAACCCCAAGCTTCGCCTCATGTGCAGCTACGGCGGCCACATCATCCCCCGGCCCCACGACAAGAGCCTCTGCTACGTCGGCGGCGACACCCGCATGGTCGTCGTCGACCGCCACGGCAGCTCCTCCCTCTCCGCCCTCTCCTCCCGCCTCTCCCGCACCCTCCTCAACGGCCGCCGCTTCACCTTGAAGTACCAGCTCCCCAACGAGGACCTCGACTCCCTCATCTCCGTCGCCACCGACGACGACCTCGACAACATGTTCGAGGAGTACGACCGTATCACCACCTCCGTTTCTTCGAAACCCGGCCGCCTCCGCTTGTTTCTCTTCCTGGCCAAGCCGGATACCGCGGCCTCCATGGGGTCCCTGCTCGACGACGCCAAGTCGGAGACGTGGTTCGTGGACGCGTTGAACGGGACCGGGTTTGATCTTCCTAGAGGACTGTCTGAGTCGGCCGTCATGGATTGCTTGGTTGAGCTTGATGATGAGGGAGATGATGGAGATGGAGTTGTGAATGTGGATTCTCGTGCTGAGGTGGATTGTGATAGCACTAATAACAAG GGAAAGCATACTAATGCCCACAATGTGGTTGCGGTAATGCCTGACTCGCCCTTGGTGGAAACAAGTTCGTCCTTCGGGTCGAGCTCTTCGTCTCCTTCGATGTCGAATTTGCCCCCGATCAAGGTTCGGGTTGAGGGTAGTGGTGGTGGGGCTCTGATGGTTGGACTAGACGACCAGTTTCTGCATATGAACGTTGCTCCGCCACCTTCACTTCCAACGGTTGTTGGTGGCGGGGTTCAAGTGGTTGGATTAGCTGAACAGTTTGTACATAAGAGTGTTGCTCAGCAGCTGCCACTTCCAGCGGTTATTGGCGGTGGGGTTCAAGTGGTTGGGTTAGATGAACAGTTTGCGCATATGAATGCTGCTATGCCTCCACTTCCGACGGTTATTGGTGGTGCAGTGGTTTCGGGTGGTGGTGCTAGTGTTGTGGTGGTGTCCGATGATGAGAGGTTAGATCAGGGGGCAACAACGGCGTTTAGGAAACCTCCACTTCCGCTGCAGCCCATGCAGCGGAAGGTTGCTGATGCTTGTAATTTGCTGTCGCCTGATTCAGTTGCAAG TGATTCCAGTATTGCATCGGCAACTCTATCGAAACATACAGTCTACCAAGAACAACCTCATGTTGCAACAAGTGAAATTAGAGGCCCTGCTATCCCGACCGAGGCGAAGAGTAACATCCCAGATCCAAGCTCCCAGCAACTTCATGATTCTGCCTATATGCTTCCTCCACAACAAATTCAGCAACAGCAACAGCAATTTGTCTATACGAACCAGCACTATATGCACCACCCGGTTACCGGCCAACAAGTGCCAATCTCGTCTTACTACCAAATGTACGCTCCACCACCGTCACAACAGCAACAACTCCACCACCAAGGGGAGCAACAATATCCAATGTACTTTTATCCAGTCACCCAAACAATGCCTTCGAATTCTTCCACCATCTCTCCCTCAGCAGTTTACAACGAACCCAATCAGTCTGTTTACATGACAAAGACGGCTGCACCAGAAATGACCGGACATGTGAATAGAAATTCTGCAACAGCAACTCCTCCGCCGGTCCAAGTTCCTAGTAATCAGTTTCAGCAACAATACATGGGTGTCCCTCAGATGCACCACCACCCGTCTCAGTCGATGGCGGGTAACTACGGGTTTGAGTATCCTCATCAGACACACGAGCAAGTGTACTATGCTCAGCATCCGGCTGCAGCACCTATGCCGCCTCAGTATCAGACCATGAGCCCTGCGACAGCGGTGTTTCTCTCGCAGGCTGCGGCTCAGTTGCCTTCGGATACCACAACCCAACAAAACAGAAACACGCAACCATTGTGA
- the LOC131310601 gene encoding uncharacterized protein LOC131310601, translating to MEEKELDYVLVPLGLAVFGMYHVWLLFSILRYPTRTVVGLNAESRHQWVFSMMSDPLKNGVLTVQTIRNNIMASTLLATTAITLCSLISVFVSNSSSSSNVSSQLIYGSKTPLVSSIKYFFLLLCFLVAFLCNVQSVRYYAHVSFLATLPTLQAKKESIEYVARSLNRGSYFWSLGLRAFYLSFPLFLWLFGPIPMFVCCCIMSFVLYFLDTTTSFTRDLHSHSMKEEIHTHDVGSLC from the exons ATGGAGGAGAAGGAATTGGATTACGTGCTGGTACCATTAGGGTTGGCGGTGTTTGGAATGTACCACGTTTGGCTCCTCTTTTCCATACTCCGATATCCCACAAGAACCGTCGTCGGACTCAATGCCGAGAGCCGTCACCAGTGGGTCTTCTCCATGATGTCT GATCCGCTAAAGAATGGGGTTTTGACTGTCCAAACAATCCGCAACAACATAATGGCTTCTACACTTCTGGCAACCACAGCAATAACTCTTTGTtctttgatcagtgttttcGTCAGCAACTCATCAAGTTCTTCCAATGTATCATCACAACTGATTTACGGCAGCAAAACTCCACTCGTGTCCTCAATCAAGTACTTTTTCCTCTTGTTGTGCTTCCTTGTTGCCTTTCTGTGCAATGTGCAGTCTGTTAGGTACTATGCCCATGTTAGCTTCCTGGCTACCTTGCCTACGTTACAAGCTAAAAAGGAATCCATCGAGTATGTTGCGAGAAGCTTAAACCGGGGTAGCTACTTCTGGTCACTCGGTTTGCGAGCGTTTTACCTTTCGTTCCCTCTCTTCCTTTGGCTTTTTGGTCCCATACCCATGTTTGTGTGTTGCTGCATAATGTCTTTTGTGCTCTATTTCTTGGACACTACTACCAGTTTTACGCGGGACCTTCACAGTCACTCCATGAAAGAGGAAATACACACTCATGATGTTGGGTCATTATGTTGA